Part of the Pseudomonas sp. ADAK13 genome is shown below.
ACCTGTCGCTGTACCTGCTGGCCCAGGATCACGGCCCGGAAGTGGCCCTCAGCGTGGCCAAGCGTCTGGTGGTATTCACCCAGCGTTCGGGTGGGCAGTCGCAGTTCAGCCCGTTTCTTACGCCCCACGCCGAAGCCACCTCGGCGGTGGCATTGGTGCAGCTGTATGTATTGGCGAACCTGACGGGGGACCTGACCATCGCCGATCTGGCCAAGGCGGCGAACATGAGCGCGCGCAACTTCTCCCGGGTATTTGCCCGGGAAGCGCAGATCACCCCGGCGGAGTTCGTCGAGCGGGCGCGGGTGGACGCGGCGCGGGTGATGCTGGAAAGCACCCACGCGCCGCTCAAGACCGTGGCGTATCAATGCGGCTTTCGCGATGCCCAGCACATGCGCAGTGTGTTCAATCGCCGGCTGGGCGTGACGCCGCAACAATTCCGGCTTAACTTTGCGGCGCCGGTGTGAGCGTGTCGTAGGCTTCCAGGGCGCGCAGCGAGTAGATGTACGCCGCGCCGGCATTCAGCGAGATTGCCGTGGCCAGGGTCGCGGCCACTTCTTCGCGGGTGGCGCCGGCCTTGATCGCCGCGTCGGCATGCACGCCGATGCAACCGTCGCAGCGGGTGGTGATGGCCACGGCGATGGAAATCAGCTCACGGGTCTTGGCATCGAGGACGTTGTTTTCCTCGGCAGCTTCCCCCAGCGCCATGTAGGCTTTGACCATCTTCGGGTTGCTCTTGCCCAGTGCGCCAAAGGCTTTCTTCACGGTAGGCAGCAAGTCGGACCAGTTATTGAACATTGCGTTAACTCCTCAGCGGGTTTGGGTGTGAAACCAGTCTGCGCGGTTCAGGTTTGGCGCTTTTGTTCGATCCACTCACCTTTTTGACCGATGCTCGCAAATGAACTCCATCGACACCCTGATCGCCTTGGCCAACCTGCGGGGCAGCCTGGACCTGCGTTGCCAGTTCCAGGGCGCCTGGGCCATGGACCACGAGCCCGAGCCGCTGGGCGTGGCGCCGTATCACATTGTGCTGGCGGGCACCTGCCGCGCCGAATTGTCCGGCGGCCAGCAGGTGACACTGGAGGAAGGCGACATCCTGTTGATGCCCGGCGGCGCGACGCACCTGGTGCGCAGCCAGGGCGCGCGGGTGAAGCCGGTGGCGCAGACCGTGATCGAGGGCGGCCTGCTGCCGATCCATCGCCTGGGGAGCGATCAGCCGGACGTGGACATGCTCTGCGGCAGCTTTCGCTACAACCGCCAGTCGTTGTTGTTCAGTGCGTTGCCGGACTACCTGGTGGTGTCCAGCCGGCAGTGGCAGGCCGATGGGCAGTTGGCGGCACTGATCGCCTTGCTGCGCAGCGAGGCGGACGGTCAGCAGTTGGGCGCGCGGTTTTTTATCGATGCGCTGTCATCGGCGTTGTTCACCCTGATTTTGCGGGCCTGGCTCACGCAGCAAGCGCCGGCGGCGGGCACCTTTGCCTTGCTGGCCGACAAGCGCCTGGGCAAGGCCTGGCAGGCGATGCTGGCCGAGCCTGGCCATGAGTGGACCATCGACAGCCTGGCCAGCGCCGCGTCGATGTCCCGGGCGACGTTCATGCGGGCGTTTGTCAAAGTGGCGGGTGTGTCGCCGTGGGTGTTGTTGACGCAGTTGCGCATGGAGTTGGCGTTCAACCTGCTGCATCAATCGCGGCTGAGCCTGACGGATATTGCCGCCCAGGCGGGGTATCAATCCCAGGCGGCGTTCAGCAAGAAATTCAAGGAAACCTACGGTGAGGCGCCGGGGCGCATGCGCGCCCGGTAGACGCAACAACACAGGTCGAAATGTGGGAGCCGGGCTTGCCCGCGATGGCATCACCTCGGTTTAACTGAGACACCGAGGCGTCTGTATCGCAGGCAAGCCAGCTCCCACACAGTCCGTATTTCAACCACCTACCTGGCCGGCAACAGCTTCAACGTACTGCGAGTATTCGCCGTCACTTCCTCATCATTGAAATGCGCCTGCTCATACCCGCCTTCGATGTACGTTTCCGCCTGGTCGGCGTAGTGCTTGTCGAACGGCACGCCACTCTGCCCGACCGGGTTGATGGTCAGCGCATGCGCAGCATCGGCGAAGTCGATCAGGCGCCGGGTCGATGGGCCGTAGGTCACTGGCCATGGCGCCGGGCCGATCTGGGCGGATTGGTTGTTGGGCACTTCATGGGTGCCGGGGGCGGCAAACGGGCCGACGTTGACGATCTTGTCCAACGGCTTCTGCGAGCCCAGCGGATGGCCGTGGGTCAGGGTGTGGGCCTTGCCCCATTGCCATTGCGCCGGGTCATCGCCGAAGGTCGCCTTGAGGTGTTGCAGGCTGTTGTCCCAGGCGAGCTTGACGGTGTCGGCGCGGTGGCCGTCCCACCATGGCGAGTCCGGCGACGCGGCCAGGCGCGGCAAGGCGGCGTCCACGACGCGGGTGGTGAGCAATGTCTTGAACATCGCGTCGCCCAGTTTCGGGCGGAACGCCGCATCGGTAAGGTTGAACAGGAACTGGTTGAACAGCGTGGCACTGGTGGAGTCCAGCGGGTAATCGCCTTTCCAGGTTGCCAATTGCTCCACCAGTTTCAACTGCGCCGGGTCCTTGACCACTTCACGCAGCACCGGCAGCAGCGGCGCCAGCAGCCGTGGGCCGTAGGCGGTGGTGGTGCCGAGCTGCAAGGCCTGGCTGTTGTTCACGTCCCATTTCACGCTGTTGTCGCTCAGTTGGGCGTTCAACTGCTGGCCACGGTCGGCGAGGTTGTAATACCCGGGGATGGGCATGCCGGTAGGCGACGCCGGCTGGGCGTTGGCGGACACCACATAACCCCGAGTCGGGTTTTCTTCCTGGGGGTTGGCGCTGAACGGGTAGAACCCGAGCTTGTCCGCCTGGGCGGTGCTGCCGTCGAGGATAAAGCCCGGGTTGACCCCGGCCGGGCGGATCGGCAATTGCGCCGCCGCCCACCAGCCGATATCCCCCTTGGCATTGGCCCACACGATGTTCAAGCCGGGGGCCTGGACCTTGGCGGCTGCGGCCCGGGCCTTGGCCAGCGTGTCGGCACGGTTGAGCTGGTAGAAGCCTTCGAGGATCGGGTTCTCGGTATCCAGGAACGCCCACCACATGGCGATCGGCGTCTTGCCGGCATTCTCGCCGAGTACGTCATTGATGATCGGGCCGTGGGGCGAGCTGCGCAGGGTCAAGGTCACCGGGTCCTGGCCCTTGACCGCGATCTGCTGCTCGCTGCTGGTCATGTCCACCCATTTATCGTGGTACCAGACCTGGTTGGGATTGTCCGGGTTGACCTTCTCGGCGATCAGGTCGAGGTCATCGTTCTGGAACATGGTCAGGCTCCAGCCGAAATCCTTGTTGTGGCCCAGGAACGCCACCGGCACCAGCGCGTTGTGATACCCGTAAAGCTCGAAGCCAGGTGCCGACAGCTGCGCCTCGTACCACACCGACGGCACCGAGAAGCGGATGTGCGGGTCGCCCGCCAGCAATGGCTTGCCACTCTTGGTGCGGCTGCCGCTGATGGCCCAGGCGTTACTGCCTTCGAACTGCGGCAGGCCGTTGTCGGCTAGGGCCTGCTCGCTCAATTGGGCGATGGCGCCGAGGTCTTTCCAGTCACCGGCGGCCAGGTTCAGCGCGCCCTTGGGCTGCCAGTCGAGGTCGAAGACCTTCAGGTAATCGTTGCCCAGTTGATCGCGTACGTACGTCAGCAAGGGTTCGGTGCGAAAGGCGGCGGCAAAGCTGTAGGCCAGGTAGCCGGCGACGCTGATGGTGTCTTCGGCGGTAAACGGGCGCTTGGGGATGCCCAGTACGTCGAACTCCATCGGCCTGGCGTAGCTGTCCTGATACTGGTTGACGCCGTCCAGGTAGGCTTGCAGAGCCTTCCAGGAGGCCGACTCATGGTCCATGTGCTCCACGTAGCTCAGGGCGCGTTCGCGAATGCGCAGGCTGCGGAACAGTTTGTCGGTCTCCAGCAGCTTGGGGCCCAGCACTTCGGCCAGTTCGCCACGGGACAGGCGCCGCATGATCTCCATCTGGAACAGCCGGTCCTGGGCGTGCACATAGCCGAGGGCGCGGTACAGGTCGGTCTCGTTCTCGGCGCGGATATGCGGCACGCCACGGTCGTCGTAACGCACGGTGACCGAGCCTTGCAGGTGGGCCAGCTCCACCGTGCCCTGGCGGGTCGGCTGCTTGCTGTACACGTACCAGCCGGCACCCACCATAAGGGCGACGAGCAGGATGGCCAGCGCGGTCAGGATGCGTTTCATGGGGTGTCCCTTATGAGTGATCCGGGCAGTTTAGTGGGTTTGGCGAGCGGTGAGGAAGAAGCTGTTGGCTTCGTGTTCCCTGAACCTCACCTGCATGAAGTGGGGGTTCTGAAGTTCGACGCGGATGGGCGGGTTATTATGTTTACTCTGTTACATGAAACCAGCGGCGCCGTGATCAACCAGGCCATCCGGGCGCGCCTTTGCTATCACTTTCGGAATGCAATTTATGACAGATCCCAGCCGTGCACAGGTGCCTTATGCCTGCTGCATGGAAACGCCATCGCTGATCAGCAGCTTTTTGCGATACCCGCCGGTTGGCTTCAACGCCCAGCTGTCAGCACAGGGACTGCCGTACTTTTTCACCCGGTTTGACCTGCAAACCACCGCCGACGACGAGTTGCGTGCCCGCCTGCGCGGTTGGCCGGGGTACCGTTTGTGGCAGTCTTGGCTGCAGGTCGACAGCTGCTTTGTCGGCACCACGGTCAGCGAATATTCGCCGTTCCCGCAGGACGTGCCGCCCCAGGACATGGCGCAATGGCTGCAACAGGCGTTGGCGCCACAACGCGCACTCACCATCGTCAAAGATGTGCCGCTGGATTCTCCGCTGCTCAGCGTCGAGGACAATCGCTACGCACAGGCGCTGATCGAGGCCTGCACCCAGCGCGGGTTCATCAGTGTCGAGGGCCAGGCGCTGGCCTATGTGCCCATCGACTTCACCTCGGTTGACGAGTATCTGTCGCGGTTGTCCCACAGCCGCCGGCGCAATATCCGCCGCAAGTTGCGCAGCCGCGAGGCGTTGCGCATCGAGATCCTGGGCACTGGCGACGCGCGGTTCAGCGATGAGCAATGGCAGCAGGAACTGTATCGGCTCTACAAGGCAGTGTACGAACAGAGCGAAATCCATTTCGATTTGCTCACGCCTGAATTCTTCATCCAGTTGCTGACCGATGCCGACAGCGGTGGGCATGTGTTCTGCTATTGGGATGGGGATGAGCTGGTGGGCTATAACCTGTGCTACCAGCAAGACGGCAAGTTGCTCGACAAGTACATCGGCCTGAATTACCCGCTGGCGCTGGAGCACAACCTGTACTTCGTCAGCTGGTTTGTGAACCTGGAGTACGCGCTGGAAAAGGGCCTGGAGTTTTATGTGGCGGGCTGGACCGACCCACAGGTCAAGTCCAGCCTCGGCGCCAGGTTCACCTTCACCCGCCATTTGGTCTGGGTGCGCAACCCGCTGTTGCGCAAGGTGTTGAACCGTTTCCGACACCATTTTGAAAGCGACATGCAGTGGCAGCAGGAGCAAACCGCATGAGTCAGGCCCGCCCCGCATTGATCCTCGATTTTGATGGCGCCGTGAATAACATTCCCGGCGCCCTTACCCTGCCGCTGCAAGCCTGGCAGGAGAAGATCCGTTTCGGCTGCCGCTGGGCGCAGTTCAAGGAGCTGGAGCGCGCCCTGCACGCGCAGATGCCCAGCGACTACGGCTGTGTGTTTACCGGCAGCGGTGACTATCACCACCTCAGCCAGTTGCTGTTGAACCGCCTGCCCACCCAGCAAAAAATCCAGCTGATCATTTGCGACAACCACCCGGACAACATGCGCTATCCGTTTGGTATCCATTGTGGGTCCTGGGTTTACTGGGCCAGCCGCCTGCCGCAGGTCGAGCATGTTCACGTGCTGGGCATTGGCTCGCCGGACATTTCCCTCAAGCACGCCTGGGAGAATCACTGGTCACCGCTGGTGAAACGCAAGCTGACCTACTGGAACACCAACGTCGATACCCGCTGGTTGAACTGGATCGGCGCAGGCCGCAGCAATCGGGCCTTCAGCAATGCCGACGAGTTGATGAGCGCGTTCCTGGCGCAGCTCGACCGTTCGCTGCCGGTGTATCTCTCCATCGATAAAGACGTGCTGAGCCCGGAGGTGGTGAATACCAACTGGGACCAGGGCGAGTTTCTGGAGAAGCATTTGAATGCGCTGATCGATGCATGCCATGGCAGCATTATTGGCGCCGACATTACCGGCGACGTGTCGGCCTACCACTACCAGAGCAAGTTCAAGCGTTGGCTGAGTGCGTCGGATGGCCAGGAAGAGTTGCCGGAGAACCAGGTGGTCATCTGGCAACAGCAGCAGAATGAGTTGAATGCGCGCTTGTTGACCCGTATCGATCAGAGCTGGGTCAGCGCTTAAGAATCCGCCGTAGATGGTCCAGCACCTGCTCAAACAGCTCATCGGTCAGCCAGTGGCTGTTGCTGATCGAGAGCGTCTGGGCGGCGAAGCTTTGCGCGCAGGGGATAGCGGCGCCTGGCTGTAGCAGTGAAGTGAGTGCCGGGTAGCCCGGCAATACGTGGATAAACAGGCGGGTGACGCCCAGGCCTGCCGTCCACAGCTGCGCCATGGCGGTATCGCGGGTTTGTGCGCTGGGCATCACCACCATCAGGAACGGCCAGGTGCCTTGCTGGCTTGGGCCGTCGGTCAACACCGACACGCCGGGCAAGCAGTTGAGCTGCGCCACGCGGCGCAAGGCGCGCAGGCGGCCTTGCTGCAAATGCTCGGGCAAACGTGCCAGCGCGGCGGCGCCGACCTTCTGGCGATAGCCGCCCAGCCGGTGCAACGGAATATCGTTGACGGAAAAATCGTCGCCCACCGCCGCCACTTCATCGCCCCGCGCCAACGCCGCCCGCAGTGGCTTGCCATACACGTACTTCAGGCCGCGCGGCTGATACGCCACGGCATAGCCCCACAGTTCGGCGCTGCGTTGCAGCTCCCAGCGCAGGCTGAAGGGCAAGTCCTGGCGGCATTGCCGGTGCAACGCCTGGTGTAATTCCGGATTGCGGCTGAACAGTACACCGCCTTCCGCCGTGGTCAGGCCTTTGCCCAGTGCCATGCTGAAAAAGCCGATGTCACCTTTTAGCCCGACGCTTTTACCGTCATCCAGCGCACCCATGGCTTGGGCCGCGTCTTCGATCACCGCCACGCCGAACGGCGCGGCAATGCGATTGGCGGCATCCACATCCGCCACGCGCCCGGCCAGGTGAGTGACGACGATCGCCAGGGTGTTTTCGTTGCACAACTGCGCCAACTGTTGTTCGTCGAGGTCGATGCTACCCGGCTTTAAATCGCACGGCACCACGCGCAAAGGCGGGCAGTGATGGGCCGCCAGGGCCACCAGCGGGCAGGTATAGGCCGGCACGATCAGTTCGGTGCGCCCGGGCATGCGCTGCTGCAGCACGCGCAGCGCCATGATCAGGGCGGCGGTGCCGGAGCAGGGCAGGGCCGGCGGCGGAATATCGAGTTGGTGGGCCAGGTCGCGGGCCAGGTCACCTGAAGTGCTGAATAGATCCTGCCAGCGCAGGGGAAGCCCCGCCGTCGGCGGGATCTCCCGTTGGCCGGCCACGCGGGTCATGACGCCAGCGTCTGCGAGGGTTCGGCCTCGACGGTCTTGCTCTCTTTGTCTTCACTGCGCGCCAGGCACAGGATGCCCGCAATGATCAGCGCGCCACCGACGATTTTCGGCAGGGTCAACGTGTCGTTGAACAGCCAGACAGAGATCAGCGTCACGCTGATCAGCTCAAGGTGTGAGGCCGCAAACGCCGGGCCGACTGGCGCGTATTTCAATAACGTCATCCAGGTGAAAAATGCGCCGATGTAGCCCACAAATGCGCCGTAGATCCATGGCGCACCGAACACGCGGATCAACCAGGCGGCGTCCATCGTCAGTGGCTCGGCATGAATCGAGGCGAATTTGAAACTGACCTGCGCCAACGTATCGAAAATGATCAGCGACAGAAAACCCAGGATATAAAACCGTTTCATTACTCAAACCCCACGACGGTCACGCCACAGGCGATCAGCAGGATGCCGATCAACCGCCACTTGCTCAGGCTTTCCTTGAACAGGAAACGGCCCGCAATCATGATCACCACAATATTGATGGAGCCCAGCATCACGCCCACCGACAGCGGTACCAGCGTCAGGAAGGCCAGCCACAGCACGAATTCGAATACATAGCAGATGATGCCAAGCCAGATCCACGGGCGCTTGAGCATATGGCGCCAGTGGGCCATGCCGTCATGCTCGGCGCTGGCGGAGGCTGCGGCTTTGAACGCCAACTGGCCGGACGTATCAACGATAACGTTGAGGATCCAGAGGATGATGGTTAATTGGCTCATGTGTTCCCGTGTCGTCTGCTGGTACGGCTAGTCGCTTACGATACAGGAGCATGCCGATACAGTTGCTCGAGTTTGCCGAACGAACAGCGTCTGTTCAGCTTGCGCCCGGTCAGGGTGGAGAGGTTTCCCCGTT
Proteins encoded:
- a CDS encoding DMT family transporter, which translates into the protein MKRFYILGFLSLIIFDTLAQVSFKFASIHAEPLTMDAAWLIRVFGAPWIYGAFVGYIGAFFTWMTLLKYAPVGPAFAASHLELISVTLISVWLFNDTLTLPKIVGGALIIAGILCLARSEDKESKTVEAEPSQTLAS
- a CDS encoding EamA family transporter; the protein is MSQLTIILWILNVIVDTSGQLAFKAAASASAEHDGMAHWRHMLKRPWIWLGIICYVFEFVLWLAFLTLVPLSVGVMLGSINIVVIMIAGRFLFKESLSKWRLIGILLIACGVTVVGFE
- a CDS encoding AraC family transcriptional regulator translates to MNSIDTLIALANLRGSLDLRCQFQGAWAMDHEPEPLGVAPYHIVLAGTCRAELSGGQQVTLEEGDILLMPGGATHLVRSQGARVKPVAQTVIEGGLLPIHRLGSDQPDVDMLCGSFRYNRQSLLFSALPDYLVVSSRQWQADGQLAALIALLRSEADGQQLGARFFIDALSSALFTLILRAWLTQQAPAAGTFALLADKRLGKAWQAMLAEPGHEWTIDSLASAASMSRATFMRAFVKVAGVSPWVLLTQLRMELAFNLLHQSRLSLTDIAAQAGYQSQAAFSKKFKETYGEAPGRMRAR
- a CDS encoding penicillin acylase family protein; this translates as MKRILTALAILLVALMVGAGWYVYSKQPTRQGTVELAHLQGSVTVRYDDRGVPHIRAENETDLYRALGYVHAQDRLFQMEIMRRLSRGELAEVLGPKLLETDKLFRSLRIRERALSYVEHMDHESASWKALQAYLDGVNQYQDSYARPMEFDVLGIPKRPFTAEDTISVAGYLAYSFAAAFRTEPLLTYVRDQLGNDYLKVFDLDWQPKGALNLAAGDWKDLGAIAQLSEQALADNGLPQFEGSNAWAISGSRTKSGKPLLAGDPHIRFSVPSVWYEAQLSAPGFELYGYHNALVPVAFLGHNKDFGWSLTMFQNDDLDLIAEKVNPDNPNQVWYHDKWVDMTSSEQQIAVKGQDPVTLTLRSSPHGPIINDVLGENAGKTPIAMWWAFLDTENPILEGFYQLNRADTLAKARAAAAKVQAPGLNIVWANAKGDIGWWAAAQLPIRPAGVNPGFILDGSTAQADKLGFYPFSANPQEENPTRGYVVSANAQPASPTGMPIPGYYNLADRGQQLNAQLSDNSVKWDVNNSQALQLGTTTAYGPRLLAPLLPVLREVVKDPAQLKLVEQLATWKGDYPLDSTSATLFNQFLFNLTDAAFRPKLGDAMFKTLLTTRVVDAALPRLAASPDSPWWDGHRADTVKLAWDNSLQHLKATFGDDPAQWQWGKAHTLTHGHPLGSQKPLDKIVNVGPFAAPGTHEVPNNQSAQIGPAPWPVTYGPSTRRLIDFADAAHALTINPVGQSGVPFDKHYADQAETYIEGGYEQAHFNDEEVTANTRSTLKLLPAR
- a CDS encoding GNAT family N-acetyltransferase encodes the protein MTDPSRAQVPYACCMETPSLISSFLRYPPVGFNAQLSAQGLPYFFTRFDLQTTADDELRARLRGWPGYRLWQSWLQVDSCFVGTTVSEYSPFPQDVPPQDMAQWLQQALAPQRALTIVKDVPLDSPLLSVEDNRYAQALIEACTQRGFISVEGQALAYVPIDFTSVDEYLSRLSHSRRRNIRRKLRSREALRIEILGTGDARFSDEQWQQELYRLYKAVYEQSEIHFDLLTPEFFIQLLTDADSGGHVFCYWDGDELVGYNLCYQQDGKLLDKYIGLNYPLALEHNLYFVSWFVNLEYALEKGLEFYVAGWTDPQVKSSLGARFTFTRHLVWVRNPLLRKVLNRFRHHFESDMQWQQEQTA
- a CDS encoding DegT/DnrJ/EryC1/StrS family aminotransferase: MTRVAGQREIPPTAGLPLRWQDLFSTSGDLARDLAHQLDIPPPALPCSGTAALIMALRVLQQRMPGRTELIVPAYTCPLVALAAHHCPPLRVVPCDLKPGSIDLDEQQLAQLCNENTLAIVVTHLAGRVADVDAANRIAAPFGVAVIEDAAQAMGALDDGKSVGLKGDIGFFSMALGKGLTTAEGGVLFSRNPELHQALHRQCRQDLPFSLRWELQRSAELWGYAVAYQPRGLKYVYGKPLRAALARGDEVAAVGDDFSVNDIPLHRLGGYRQKVGAAALARLPEHLQQGRLRALRRVAQLNCLPGVSVLTDGPSQQGTWPFLMVVMPSAQTRDTAMAQLWTAGLGVTRLFIHVLPGYPALTSLLQPGAAIPCAQSFAAQTLSISNSHWLTDELFEQVLDHLRRILKR
- a CDS encoding carboxymuconolactone decarboxylase family protein, yielding MFNNWSDLLPTVKKAFGALGKSNPKMVKAYMALGEAAEENNVLDAKTRELISIAVAITTRCDGCIGVHADAAIKAGATREEVAATLATAISLNAGAAYIYSLRALEAYDTLTPAPQS